A genomic window from Fusarium falciforme chromosome 2, complete sequence includes:
- a CDS encoding Zn(2)-C6 fungal-type domain-containing protein, whose amino-acid sequence MPTRPHVRTGCRTCKARKVKCDEGKPSCRRCISTGRVCDGYESATTLTWYRPNQLSARDQREGRAFQFFTKMAGPVMSGSTDSYFWTHLVMQFSHFEPTVRHAVLAISSLYEEFARGSRITRQICGSTFAIGHYNAAIQQIKASGDEQLILLLCILFICIEYLQGDIYAALEHCRHGIVILNNSSCPEWAQQYLVPIFRRLSIIPFFLGGVKSMRLPSLVGFDPVMPAEFSGIAEAQPFIDNLMLRSMECVLDGLDDNKSALVTLLNQWEAKAKNLVLTIPASSVTDRYALYGMRLKHKVTSIYLEKPRDATETWYDQHLDTFRDVVEMAGKASETWETAKQEQVPDSSFTFEMGFLPLMFFVVIKCRSLGTRIEALACLAQLGPAKEGLFDVGTLYRVGRRLIELEHGISLDDGAIGYKDNKHSNEILPPEEARFFAVPVKHELEVISGQDGNIHYKRQVHFLQRDYQGRVVAREEYISDDKPRGCNIYIPPMRSAQRM is encoded by the exons ATGCCTACCCGTCCGCATGTGAGGACCGGCTGCCGGACCTGCAA AGCCCGCAAAGTCAAGTGCGATGAAGGCAAGCCGTCATGTCGACGATGCATATCTACCGGACGTGTATGCGACGGCTACGAATCCGCGACAACCCTGACATGGTATCGACCTAATCAACTGTCTGCGCGGGACCAAAGAGAAGGCAGAGCCTTTCAGTTCTTCACCAAAATGGCCGGTCCAGTCATGTCAGGTTCCACAGACTCATATTTCTGGACGCATCTGGTTATGCAGTTCAGTCACTTTGAGCCCACGGTGCGTCATGCCGTCCTGGCCATCAGTTCGCTCTACGAGGAGTTTGCCCGTGGCTCAAGGATTACTCGTCAAATATGCGGTAGCACGTTTGCTATCGGGCATTACAACGCTGCTATACAGCAGATCAAGGCTTCCGGTGACGAGCAGTTGATTCTGTTGCTTTGCATACTCTTTATCTGTATCGAGTATCTGCAAGGAGACATCTATGCTGCTCTTGAGCACTGTCGACACGGCATTGTCATTCTCAACAACTCAAGTTGTCCTGAATGGGCACAACAATACCTTGTACCCATATTCCGACGCTTGAGCATTATACCATTCTTCCTGGGCGGCGTCAAATCCATGCGCCTCCCGAGCCTCGTCGGGTTTGATCCGGTAATGCCAGCAGAGTTCAGTGGCATCGCTGAAGCGCAACCGTTTATTGATAACCTCATGCTCCGATCTATGGAGTGTGTCCTCGACGGACTGGACGACAACAAATCTGCCCTTGTAACACTACTGAATCAGTGGGAAGCGAAAGCCAAGAACCTGGTGCTGACTATACCAGCCTCCTCCGTCACAGACAGATATGCATTGTACGGCATGCGTCTCAAGCACAAGGTCACAAGTATATATCTCGAGAAACCACGCGATGCCACAGAAACATGGTACGATCAACACCTCGACACCTTCCGAGATGTCGTGGAAATGGCAGGAAAAGCATCAGAGACGTGGGAAACCGCGAAACAAGAGCAAGTCCCGGACTCGAGCTTTACTTTTGAGATGGGTTTTTTGCCTCTCATGTTCTTCGTTGTCATCAAGTGTCGGAGTCTTGGAACCCGCATCGAAGCCTTGGCGTGTCTAGCACAGCTTGGTCCAGCCAAGGAAGGCTTGTTTGACGTTGGCACTCTGTATAGAGTTGGCAGACGCCTTATCGAACTCGAACATGGCATCTCCTTAGATGATGGCGCCATTGGCTACAAAGACAACAAACATTCAAATGAAATATTGCCGCCAGAAGAAGCACGGTTCTTTGCTGTTCCCGTTAAGCACGAGTTGGAAGTCATCTCCGGTCAGGACGGCAACATTCACTACAAGAGGCAGGTTCACTTCCTGCAACGAGATTACCAGGGACGGGTAGTTGCGAGAGAAGAGTACATATCAGATGATAAACCCAGGGGATGCAACATATACATCCCTCCAATGCGAAGCGCACAACGTATGTAG
- a CDS encoding Carboxylic ester hydrolase — MRSTYLAGAALSAAAVHAASLSDICSKADAKSALPADGFISGITIDPDSVQTALVSNASFQSEWYPTASAEYCNLTFAYSHDGIDDDIVHVSYLLPAPSKFQNRYVSTGGGGLAINSGSQYAASGLIVGAVSGITDGGFGSFNTQWDEVFLLANGTINWQSVYMFGYQAHHELALLGKELARNIYNVSKSSKVYSYYQGCSEGGREGWSQVQRFADQFDGAAIGAPAFRYGQQQVNHLFGNVVEQTLDYFPPSCELDKILNLTITACDGLDGREDGVVSRSDLCKLHFDLNSTIGTPYSCEASSSKGGPMLRARQFSQPSTPAQNGTITAEAVAVIQQFLDGLHDSQGRRVYLNYQPGSGFSDAATSYDEETDTWGLSISGLGGEWVARYLQLQDTSTLESLDNVTYDTLKDWMIYGMNKYADSLQTTHPDLSDFHSAGGKVIHVHGESDDSIPAGSSVHYYDSVRSVMFPDKNYNESVAAVDDFYRLFLVPGGAHCGSNSNQPNGGWPQTTLQTVIEWVEKGVAPETLDGSGGDIDTICRWPLRPLWSGNSLDCVYDQESLDSWTYDFDAYKLPLY, encoded by the coding sequence ATGCGGTCTACCTATCTTGCCGGCGCTGCACTCTCTGCAGCAGCCGTTCACGCTGCCTCTTTGAGCGACATATGCTCCAAGGCTGATGCCAAGTCGGCTCTTCCAGCCGATGGCTTCATCTCCGGTATCACGATCGATCCGGACTCTGTTCAAACGGCCCTCGTCTCCAACGCCAGCTTCCAGTCGGAATGGTATCCTACGGCTAGCGCCGAGTACTGCAACCTCACTTTCGCCTATTCGCACGACGGTATTGATGATGATATCGTTCACGTGTCGTATTTGCTGCCTGCCCCTAGCAAGTTTCAGAACCGTTACGTCTCCACCGGCGGAGGTGGACTTGCCATCAACTCGGGAAGCCAGTACGCCGCTTCTGGACTTATAGTCGGCGCTGTTTCTGGAATCACTGACGGCGGCTTCGGATCGTTCAACACCCAGTGGGACGAGGTCTTCCTCTTGGCAAACGGTACCATCAACTGGCAGTCCGTCTACATGTTCGGTTACCAGGCTCATCACGAACTTGCCCTTCTCGGCAAGGAACTGGCAAGGAACATTTACAATGTTTCCAAGAGCTCCAAGGTCTACTCTTACTATCAAGGATGCTCCGAAGGAGGCCGTGAAGGTTGGAGTCAGGTACAGCGTTTCGCCGACCAATTCGACGGCGCTGCCATCGGAGCCCCGGCCTTTCGATATGGCCAACAACAGGTCAACCATCTGTTCGGTAATGTGGTTGAACAGACCTTGGATTACTTCCCTCCTTCATGTGAGCTGGACAAGATTCTCAACCTGACCATCACTGCTTGTGACGGTCTGGACGGAAGAGAGGACGGCGTTGTCTCGCGCTCTGATTTGTGCAAGCTGCACTTCGATCTCAACTCCACTATCGGTACACCCTACTCCTGCGAGGCGTCCAGCTCAAAGGGTGGGCCAATGCTGCGGGCCAGACAGTTCTCCCAGCCGTCAACCCCAGCCCAGAACGGGACCATTACAGCAGAGGCTGTGGCCGTCATTCAACAATTCCTCGATGGCCTTCACGACTCTCAAGGTCGCCGTGTGTACCTCAACTACCAGCCTGGATCAGGCTTTTCAGACGCTGCTACCTCCTACGATGAAGAGACGGATACCTGGGGCCTGAGCATCAGCGGACTCGGTGGCGAATGGGTCGCTCGCTACCTCCAGCTTCAGGACACCAGCACTCTCGAAAGCCTTGACAACGTGACCTACGACACTCTCAAGGACTGGATGATCTATGGCATGAACAAGTATGCAGACTCTCTGCAGACCACTCACCCCGACCTGAGCGACTTCCACTCCGCAGGCGGAAAGGTGATCCATGTCCACGGAGAATCCGATGACTCTATCCCAGCCGGCTCATCGGTGCACTACTACGACTCTGTCCGCAGCGTCATGTTCCCTGACAAGAACTACAACGAGAGCGTTGCCGCCGTCGATGACTTTTACAGACTATTCCTTGTCCCTGGAGGAGCTCACTGTGGCAGCAATTCCAACCAGCCCAATGGTGGCTGGCCGCAGACGACGCTGCAGACGGTTATTGAGTGGGTAGAGAAGGGTGTTGCTCCAGAGACTTTGGATGGAAGTGGCGGTGATATCGACACCATCTGCCGTTGGCCTCTTCGTCCGCTGTGGTCTGGAAACTCTCTTGATTGTGTTTATGATCAGGAGTCTCTTGATAGCTGGACCTATGACTTTGATGCTTATAAGCTGCCTCTTTACTAA